Sequence from the Gammaproteobacteria bacterium genome:
CCCGTCACAAGCGCTCAAGAATAAAAAAGCGCTTATGAATAAAATTCTTTGAATGAATCGCATGTTCAAACCTTATGACTTTTGGTGGTTAACAGGGCTACTTTAGCGGAATGTTCGAGTGAGCAGGTCCATTTATACGCCAATTCGAGGTTGGTGCCGGCAACGTACACACCATGCCCGCGCACCACACAGGCTTTGTGGCGCTGCAATGATTTGCTCACTTTATACGGCGAGTCTTCCAGGTAATTCTCATAGGGAATCGTAATCACGGGCACCCGGTCAAAATAATGCGCGCCTTCAAAATCTACGGGTTTAAAATCTTCGCCATTCATGGTCAAGGCCAGCGTGTGTGGGTTATGACTGTGTAATACGGCTTTGGTTTTGGCGTTATCCTGATAGGTCTGGATATGTAAGGCGGCATCCAGTGAGGCGCCTTCACCAATTCGTCCGTCGATATGACAGGAAATAAGATCGGTGTTGGTCAGGGTGTCTGCACAAGCACCCGACGGTGTTATCCAGATCATATCGCCAACACGAATTGAAGCATTTCCGGAATGCGAATCATTCAAGCCGTACACGCGTAACCAGTTGTACACTTGCACCAGGGATGATTGTGAATTGTTTAAGCCCGACATGTATTTAAGCTCCGTGTTATTGAGTTGTATCCTGCATACCTTTTCGATTTTTAATGAGCTTATGACATTTATTTACAATTGCGGCAAATTCTGGACTGGCGGCAATATTTTGCTGTCCATCGGTCAGATACAGGCCTTATAAACTGTGTGATTAGTGCTATTTGCGCAGTTTTTTCCAGGCCTCGAGCTTTTGTGCAAAACTCAAACTGGCATGCGCCGGACTGGTGGAGGGCAGGGCAATCAATTTGATATCAACTTTCAAGTCGGGCAAGACTTTTCGTCTGAAGGTATCTTCGGCTTTACGACCATTGAAAAATACCCGACGTATGTTGGAATGCGAATTAAAAAATGCATTGAAGGCATTTGGAATAATTGAGCCGGAGACGATCGCGGAATCCAGACTGCCTGGTCTTTCGCAATGTTGCATCACATCCCAGAGAGCGATCTTATTTTTTGCGAGTTGTTCACATCGCTTCTCGTATATCAAATCAAGATCGAAATCATAAAGCTGCGACATGATCTTCCAGAAGGCGTTGCGAGGGTGCGCGTAGTATTGGTTTTGGTCCAGGGATCGTTGCCCGGGCATGGAACCAAGTATCAGGGTGGTGGCATCGGGCTTGGCGATTGGTGGG
This genomic interval carries:
- a CDS encoding class II aldolase/adducin family protein is translated as MSGLNNSQSSLVQVYNWLRVYGLNDSHSGNASIRVGDMIWITPSGACADTLTNTDLISCHIDGRIGEGASLDAALHIQTYQDNAKTKAVLHSHNPHTLALTMNGEDFKPVDFEGAHYFDRVPVITIPYENYLEDSPYKVSKSLQRHKACVVRGHGVYVAGTNLELAYKWTCSLEHSAKVALLTTKSHKV
- a CDS encoding DNA-deoxyinosine glycosylase, with the translated sequence MLNLTSFPPIAKPDATTLILGSMPGQRSLDQNQYYAHPRNAFWKIMSQLYDFDLDLIYEKRCEQLAKNKIALWDVMQHCERPGSLDSAIVSGSIIPNAFNAFFNSHSNIRRVFFNGRKAEDTFRRKVLPDLKVDIKLIALPSTSPAHASLSFAQKLEAWKKLRK